A window of Myxococcota bacterium genomic DNA:
CCAGCGCGTGCTCGAGTGACTCCAGGATGACCACGCCCGCGGCCTCCGAGATCACGAAGCCGTCGCGATTGCGGTCGAACGGCCGGCTCGCGCGCTGCGGGTCGTCGTTGCGGGTGGAGAGCGCGCGCATGGCGGCGAAGCCCGCGACGCCCAGCCGGTTGACCGGCGCCTCGACACCGCCCGCGATCATCACGTCGGCGTCGCCCCGTTGCACGATGCGGAACGCGTCGCCGATGGCGTGGGTACCGGTGGTGCAGGCGGTCACCACGCACGAGTTGGGCCCGCGCGCGCCGTAGCGCATGGACACCACGCCCGAGGCCATGTTCGCGATCGCGTAGGGCACGAAGAAGGCCGAGATGCGGCGCGGGCCGCGGTTCGCGAGCGCCTCGCAGTTGTCGTACATGGTCTGCAAGCCCGCGATGCCGGTGCCGATCAGCACGCCCGTGCGCTCGGAGCGCTCGGGCGGCACGACCCACGCGGCGTCGTTCATGGCCTCGACCGCGGCCGCCGTGGCGTACTGCAGGAACTTGTCGTAGCGGCGCGCTTCCTTCTTCTCGATCAGGGTCTCGGGGTCGAAGCCCTTGATCTGCGCGCCGAACTTCACCGGCAGATCGCTGGTGTCGAAGCCCTCGAGCAGCGCGACGCCGGACACGCCCTTGAGCGCCGCGTTCCAGCTCGTCGGCACGTCGTTGCCCAGCGGATTCACCGTGCCCATGCCGGTGATCACGACGCGGTGCAGCTCGATCGTGCGAGAGCGCATGCGCGCCATCGAGTCAGTCGTCCCTTCCCGCCGTGCGCTCTTCCACGTAGTTGATCGCGTCGGCGATGCTCTGCATGCGCTCGGCGTCCTCGTCCGGGATCTCGAGCCCGAACTCCTCTTCGATCGCCATCACCAGCTCGACGATGTCGAGTGAGTCCGCGCCCAGGTCGTCGATGAACGACGCCTCGGGCACGACCTCCTCGGCAGACACACCGAGCTGCTCGACGATGATCTCACGAATCTTGTCCTCGACCGCCATCAGTCCAAGCCCCCGTTCACGTGAATCACTTGACCCGTCACGTAGCTCGCCGCGTCGCTCGCCAGGAAGCGCACCGCGCCGGCCACGTCTTCCCCCGTGCCCAGCCGGCCGAGCGGAATGCGCTCGACCAGCACCGCCTTGGCCTGCTCGGGCAGGTCCTTGGTCATGTCGGTGTCGATGAAGCCCGGCGCGACCGCGTTCACGGTCACGTTGCGGCTGCCGATCTCGCGCGCCAGCGAACGGGTGAGCGCCTCGAGCCCGCCCTTGCTGGCCGCGTAGTTGCTCTGTCCCGGGTTTCCCATTCCGGCCACGACCGACGACAAGTTGATGATCCGGCCGAAGCGCTGTTTCAGCATGGGCTTCGCGACCGCCCGGCACACGCTCCACGCCCCGCGCAGGTTGGTCGCGATCACCGCGTCGAAATCCTCGGGCTTCATGC
This region includes:
- the acpP gene encoding acyl carrier protein; its protein translation is MAVEDKIREIIVEQLGVSAEEVVPEASFIDDLGADSLDIVELVMAIEEEFGLEIPDEDAERMQSIADAINYVEERTAGRDD
- the fabG gene encoding 3-oxoacyl-[acyl-carrier-protein] reductase, with product MSDSLAGKVALVTGGSRGIGRAIAIELARAGAQVVFTYVANPEAARETEKAIAEAGGSGKAVRCDVADHEAVEALVAGILQEHKRIDVAVNNAGIARDQLILRMKPEDFDAVIATNLRGAWSVCRAVAKPMLKQRFGRIINLSSVVAGMGNPGQSNYAASKGGLEALTRSLAREIGSRNVTVNAVAPGFIDTDMTKDLPEQAKAVLVERIPLGRLGTGEDVAGAVRFLASDAASYVTGQVIHVNGGLD
- the fabF gene encoding beta-ketoacyl-ACP synthase II, with the protein product MELHRVVITGMGTVNPLGNDVPTSWNAALKGVSGVALLEGFDTSDLPVKFGAQIKGFDPETLIEKKEARRYDKFLQYATAAAVEAMNDAAWVVPPERSERTGVLIGTGIAGLQTMYDNCEALANRGPRRISAFFVPYAIANMASGVVSMRYGARGPNSCVVTACTTGTHAIGDAFRIVQRGDADVMIAGGVEAPVNRLGVAGFAAMRALSTRNDDPQRASRPFDRNRDGFVISEAAGVVILESLEHALARGARIHAEVVGYGMSGDANHMTAPPEDGIGAQLSMRAALRDAGIAPEEVGYINAHGTSTELNDKIETLAIKRVFGEHARRLAVSSTKSMTGHALGGAGGIEGIFTALAVKQGKLPPTINLTDPDPECDLDYVPNVMREVPVRVALSNSFGFGGTNGTLAIARYDRDT